From Salinirubrum litoreum, one genomic window encodes:
- a CDS encoding ABC transporter ATP-binding protein: protein MVETDDAEATGTVAESLGTSGPSDPLGESADAPLVVARDVVKEYRSGDETLRALKGVDLEIRPGEFVAVVGPSGSGKSTLLNVLGLLDVPTSGRVELDGTAVADLSIAERTRLRRETVGFVFQSFHLVPTLTATENVMLPRLAGSDTSGAFDRADGLLESVGLDDRTDHYPDQLSGGQRQRVAVARSLVNDPRLLLADEPTGNLDQATGRQVLDEFAGIADDGVAIVAVTHDEQVTRFADRVVTIVDGRIDVNAGDDSEPDADADDETGSDGTASHEPAGGVP, encoded by the coding sequence GTGGTCGAAACTGACGACGCCGAGGCGACCGGGACCGTCGCCGAGTCGCTCGGGACGAGTGGCCCCAGCGACCCACTCGGCGAGAGCGCCGACGCGCCGCTCGTCGTCGCCCGAGACGTCGTGAAGGAGTATCGGAGCGGCGACGAGACGCTCCGGGCGCTGAAGGGCGTCGACCTGGAGATCCGACCGGGCGAGTTCGTCGCGGTCGTCGGTCCCTCGGGCAGTGGCAAGTCGACGTTGCTGAACGTCCTCGGCCTGCTCGACGTCCCGACCTCGGGCAGGGTGGAACTCGACGGGACCGCCGTGGCCGACCTCTCCATCGCAGAGCGCACTCGCCTCCGGCGGGAGACGGTCGGCTTCGTCTTCCAGTCGTTCCACCTCGTGCCGACGCTGACCGCGACCGAGAACGTCATGCTCCCGCGACTCGCCGGGTCCGACACGTCGGGGGCGTTCGACCGTGCCGACGGTCTTTTGGAGAGCGTCGGCCTTGACGACCGGACCGACCACTACCCGGACCAACTCTCCGGCGGCCAGCGACAGCGCGTCGCGGTGGCTCGGTCGCTGGTGAACGACCCACGACTCCTGCTCGCGGACGAACCGACCGGCAACCTCGACCAGGCGACCGGTCGGCAGGTGTTAGACGAGTTCGCCGGTATCGCCGACGACGGGGTCGCCATCGTCGCCGTCACGCACGACGAGCAGGTGACGCGGTTCGCCGACCGGGTCGTCACGATCGTCGACGGTCGCATCGACGTAAACGCCGGAGACGACAGCGAACCGGACGCCGACGCGGACGATGAGACCGGTTCGGACGGGACTGCCTCGCACGAACCGGCGGGAGGCGTACCGTGA
- a CDS encoding ABC transporter permease, which translates to MSRRFSARLLERFPLTTLAWRNLTRTRVRTSLAILGILVGVVAIASLGVTGVAFQESQVDSFDRIGSTVLIEPGEDADSQRLDADDRRLVQSNTDYPTYTFKQTTANVSHLRTDTTAPLKSVNQPREQTTVAEGSIPVGWRDGVAVGSGLAEELGVGVGDAMTIEGETQRVVAVFAENEDQRVFSTDEAVVVPSERHPNEQYTGIYLEAGSFASAFAERDRLDSALNYQEERYAVQDFEDAVSQILQLLAQINVFLVGIGAVSLFVASVSIVNVMLMSTIERRGEIGVFRAVGYQRLAVLRLLLTEALLMGVVGAVLGVVLSLAVGAAVNQALLGDPTAFSDRSLQYLAFGFCFGLVASLLAGLYPAWRAASDPPVESLRG; encoded by the coding sequence GTGAGCCGTCGGTTCTCGGCGCGCCTGCTCGAACGGTTCCCGCTGACGACGCTGGCGTGGCGGAACCTCACTCGGACGCGCGTCCGCACCAGTCTCGCCATCCTCGGCATCCTCGTCGGGGTGGTCGCCATCGCCTCGCTGGGCGTCACTGGCGTCGCGTTCCAGGAGTCGCAAGTGGACAGCTTCGATCGCATCGGGAGTACCGTCCTGATCGAACCCGGCGAGGACGCCGACAGCCAGCGACTCGACGCCGACGACCGGCGACTCGTCCAGAGCAACACCGACTACCCGACCTACACGTTCAAACAGACGACCGCGAACGTCAGCCACCTCCGGACCGACACGACCGCGCCACTCAAGTCGGTCAACCAGCCACGCGAGCAGACGACGGTCGCCGAGGGGTCGATCCCGGTCGGGTGGCGTGACGGCGTCGCCGTCGGCAGTGGTCTCGCCGAGGAACTCGGCGTCGGTGTCGGCGACGCGATGACGATAGAGGGGGAGACCCAGCGCGTGGTCGCCGTCTTCGCCGAGAACGAGGACCAGCGGGTCTTCTCGACCGACGAGGCCGTGGTCGTCCCGAGTGAGCGACACCCGAACGAACAGTACACCGGCATCTACCTCGAAGCCGGGAGCTTCGCGTCGGCCTTCGCCGAACGCGACCGCCTCGACAGCGCGCTCAACTACCAGGAAGAACGCTACGCCGTCCAGGACTTCGAGGACGCGGTGAGTCAGATCCTCCAACTGCTCGCCCAGATCAACGTCTTCCTCGTCGGCATCGGTGCCGTCTCGCTGTTCGTCGCCAGCGTCAGCATCGTGAACGTGATGCTGATGTCGACGATCGAGCGCCGGGGCGAGATCGGTGTCTTCCGGGCGGTGGGGTATCAGCGACTCGCCGTCCTGCGACTCCTGCTGACCGAGGCCCTCCTGATGGGTGTCGTCGGCGCGGTGCTGGGTGTCGTCCTCAGCCTCGCGGTCGGTGCGGCTGTCAACCAGGCACTGCTCGGCGATCCGACGGCGTTCAGCGACCGGAGCCTCCAGTATCTCGCCTTCGGGTTCTGTTTCGGGCTCGTGGCGAGTCTCCTCGCGGGACTCTACCCCGCGTGGCGTGCCGCGAGCGACCCACCGGTCGAGTCGCTCCGGGGCTGA
- a CDS encoding DUF7521 family protein: MIHPHALTVTLAGTPVVETLATLVVVLAVGLALLVAVRAIRGYRRNADPALRALVVGICLVAVVPLSMQVVDVGLVPDTARYAVVAVAQALGLLAILSAMYGPRRGPPRSAGEGGSAPLSPGDPVVAGIAVVAAVLVGWGLATVGGVGVPTLALTASVVGGGVFVAGQAVRAYRRRGDPRMATLAGGILAVVAGPVPTALVVAGSADATVALAAVTVIAVGQALLLVTLSGR; encoded by the coding sequence ATGATCCACCCACACGCACTCACTGTCACACTCGCCGGCACGCCCGTCGTCGAGACGCTCGCCACCCTCGTCGTCGTACTGGCAGTCGGTCTCGCACTCCTCGTCGCGGTTCGTGCCATCCGGGGCTACCGCCGGAACGCCGACCCCGCGCTCCGGGCGCTGGTCGTCGGCATCTGTCTCGTCGCGGTCGTCCCGCTGTCGATGCAGGTCGTGGACGTGGGACTGGTTCCGGACACCGCCCGGTACGCCGTCGTCGCGGTGGCACAGGCGCTCGGGTTGCTCGCCATCCTCTCGGCGATGTACGGGCCACGCCGGGGTCCCCCGCGGTCGGCCGGTGAGGGCGGGTCCGCTCCGCTGTCGCCCGGGGATCCGGTCGTCGCCGGCATCGCGGTCGTCGCCGCCGTGCTGGTCGGGTGGGGACTGGCGACCGTCGGCGGGGTCGGCGTCCCGACCCTGGCACTCACCGCGAGTGTCGTCGGTGGCGGTGTCTTCGTCGCCGGACAGGCGGTTCGGGCGTACCGGCGCCGCGGCGACCCACGGATGGCGACACTCGCCGGGGGCATCCTCGCGGTCGTCGCCGGGCCGGTGCCGACCGCGCTGGTCGTCGCGGGCAGCGCCGACGCGACGGTCGCACTCGCGGCCGTGACGGTCATCGCGGTCGGGCAGGCGCTCCTACTGGTGACACTCTCCGGTCGGTGA
- a CDS encoding ArsR/SmtB family transcription factor yields the protein MADDEHRTRATDEADTGDSADDLGSVADLLANPCAREILARTAREPLSADDLVAACGASRTTVYRQLRRLADADLLSASTELDPDGHHFERYRARLDRLTVDLSADGFRVEIARRPPADDAVDRLERLFERLR from the coding sequence ATGGCTGACGACGAGCACCGGACGCGAGCGACCGACGAGGCCGACACCGGCGACAGTGCCGACGACCTCGGCTCGGTCGCCGACCTGCTCGCCAACCCGTGTGCTCGCGAGATACTCGCCAGGACGGCTCGAGAGCCACTGTCGGCCGACGACCTCGTGGCCGCCTGCGGTGCGTCGCGGACGACCGTCTACCGACAACTACGCCGACTCGCCGACGCCGATCTGCTCTCGGCCAGCACCGAACTCGACCCCGACGGCCACCACTTCGAGCGGTATCGCGCGCGACTCGACCGCCTGACGGTCGATCTGTCGGCCGACGGGTTCCGCGTCGAGATAGCCCGCAGACCGCCGGCGGACGACGCGGTCGACCGCCTCGAACGACTCTTCGAGAGACTCCGATGA
- a CDS encoding ABC transporter ATP-binding protein — protein sequence MMLLDARDLVSGYGDAIIVDGASLQMEDGEMVTIIGPNGAGKSTFLKTIVGLLRVREGRVVFEDEDITGIAADEAIEHGICFVPQTENVFPNLTVRENLKMGGWSLTAEDDFEARVQAVYDRFPELADREDTPVQNLSGGQQQMVAMGAGLMVDPDLLILDEPSAGLAPQLVDVMFKKIAEINDDGTSVLMVEQNARRALKESDHGIVLDMGEDRLEGTGAELLDSEEVAELYLGT from the coding sequence CTGATGTTGCTCGACGCACGCGACCTCGTCTCGGGGTACGGCGACGCGATCATCGTCGACGGCGCGAGCCTGCAGATGGAAGACGGCGAGATGGTGACGATCATCGGGCCGAACGGCGCCGGGAAGTCGACGTTCCTCAAGACAATCGTCGGCCTCCTGCGGGTCCGCGAGGGGCGGGTGGTCTTCGAGGACGAGGACATCACCGGCATCGCCGCCGACGAGGCCATCGAACACGGCATCTGTTTCGTCCCACAGACGGAGAACGTCTTCCCGAACCTCACCGTCCGGGAGAACCTGAAGATGGGCGGCTGGTCGCTGACGGCCGAGGACGACTTCGAGGCCCGCGTCCAGGCGGTGTACGACCGGTTCCCGGAACTCGCCGACCGCGAGGATACGCCGGTCCAGAACCTCTCCGGCGGCCAACAACAGATGGTGGCGATGGGGGCGGGGCTGATGGTCGACCCCGATCTGCTCATCCTCGACGAACCCTCCGCGGGCCTCGCGCCGCAACTCGTCGACGTGATGTTCAAGAAGATCGCCGAGATCAACGACGACGGCACGTCAGTACTGATGGTCGAGCAGAACGCCCGGCGAGCACTCAAGGAGTCCGACCACGGGATCGTCCTCGACATGGGCGAGGACCGCCTCGAAGGCACGGGTGCGGAACTGCTGGACTCCGAGGAGGTCGCGGAACTGTACCTGGGCACCTGA
- a CDS encoding ABC transporter ATP-binding protein produces MSDPILRVEDLYKSFGGLVAVDDASFEVERGTVVGLIGPNGAGKSTTFNLVTGFYDADGGTVELDGEDVTDLPPEARATRGMIRTFQISRELTGMTVRQNVRLGGQDHDGENVVQALAGTASDREAEIADRSEEILKQLELWDLRDEYAGNLSGGQRKLLELGRALMADPDVLLLDEPMAGVNPSLSDEIIEMIEEMKRNGLTVLIVEHDIDMIMDISDTVVGMHQGRVLTSGSPEEVQNDDDLLEAYLGGEV; encoded by the coding sequence ATGAGCGACCCTATCCTGCGCGTCGAGGACCTGTACAAGTCCTTCGGGGGCCTGGTCGCGGTCGACGATGCCTCCTTCGAGGTCGAACGCGGCACCGTGGTCGGACTCATCGGCCCGAACGGAGCGGGCAAGTCGACGACGTTCAACCTCGTCACGGGCTTCTACGACGCCGACGGCGGGACGGTCGAACTCGACGGCGAGGACGTGACCGACCTCCCGCCCGAGGCGCGGGCGACCCGGGGTATGATCCGGACCTTCCAGATCTCGCGTGAACTGACTGGCATGACCGTCCGGCAGAACGTCCGCCTCGGCGGGCAGGACCACGACGGCGAGAACGTCGTGCAGGCGCTCGCGGGCACCGCGAGCGACCGCGAGGCGGAGATCGCCGACCGGTCGGAGGAGATCCTCAAGCAACTCGAACTGTGGGATCTGCGCGACGAGTACGCGGGCAACCTCTCGGGTGGCCAGCGCAAACTGCTGGAACTCGGCCGGGCACTGATGGCCGACCCGGACGTCCTGCTGCTCGACGAACCGATGGCCGGCGTCAACCCGAGTCTCTCAGACGAGATCATCGAGATGATCGAGGAGATGAAGCGGAACGGGCTGACGGTGCTGATCGTCGAACACGACATCGACATGATCATGGACATCAGCGACACGGTGGTCGGGATGCACCAGGGGCGAGTGCTGACGAGCGGGTCACCCGAGGAGGTACAGAACGACGACGACCTCCTCGAAGCGTATCTCGGAGGTGAGGTCTGA
- a CDS encoding branched-chain amino acid ABC transporter permease, which translates to MAAFDLQFVWFGLVSGSLIALGALGLTLIFGILDFINIAYGEYMALGAFVAFGLNDQLGLPVAVSGALAVLAVGPLAVTLDKAVFQHFRDRSAIVLLVVSIGLSFILRNLIRIVWGSGSKRFDVPIEEAPTYFGVQILGDQVAIVGLSLLVLGGVFVLLQRTDIGIAMRAASDDADLARIRGVDTERLVLYVWLVGGVVAGIAGVMLGLDGQLRPTMGFLALIPIFAAVILGGIGDPVGAVVGGYVIGLLQELSVVVIPAEYKPLVGLVVLVVGLLTRPDGLFGEATR; encoded by the coding sequence ATGGCGGCCTTCGACCTCCAGTTCGTCTGGTTCGGGCTGGTGTCGGGCAGTCTCATCGCGCTTGGTGCGCTGGGGCTGACGCTCATCTTCGGCATCCTCGACTTCATCAACATCGCGTACGGCGAGTACATGGCACTGGGTGCGTTCGTCGCCTTCGGGCTGAACGACCAACTCGGCCTCCCCGTCGCGGTGTCGGGTGCACTGGCGGTGCTGGCGGTCGGTCCCCTCGCCGTGACGCTCGACAAGGCCGTCTTCCAGCACTTCCGCGACCGCTCTGCGATCGTGCTGCTGGTCGTCTCCATCGGTCTCTCCTTTATCCTGCGGAACCTGATCCGGATCGTCTGGGGGTCGGGGAGCAAGCGGTTCGACGTCCCCATCGAGGAGGCACCCACCTACTTCGGCGTCCAGATCCTCGGCGATCAGGTCGCCATCGTCGGCCTCTCGTTGCTCGTTCTCGGAGGCGTGTTCGTCCTCCTCCAGCGGACCGACATCGGCATCGCCATGCGGGCCGCGTCGGACGACGCCGACCTCGCGCGCATCCGTGGCGTCGACACCGAGCGACTCGTGTTGTACGTCTGGCTGGTCGGGGGCGTCGTCGCCGGCATCGCCGGTGTGATGCTCGGCCTCGACGGCCAACTCCGGCCGACGATGGGCTTTCTCGCGCTGATCCCCATCTTCGCGGCGGTCATCCTCGGGGGGATCGGCGACCCCGTCGGCGCGGTCGTCGGCGGCTACGTCATCGGCCTCCTCCAGGAGTTGAGCGTCGTCGTCATCCCGGCGGAGTACAAGCCACTGGTCGGACTGGTCGTGCTCGTGGTCGGTCTCCTGACCCGGCCCGACGGCCTGTTCGGGGAGGCGACCCGATGA
- a CDS encoding branched-chain amino acid ABC transporter permease: MAYATLLVTVGIIAAIYALLAIGLNIHWGDTGLLNFAHAGFFAVGAYTTTILTTPAGSGLLAERAVGFDLPVVVGVVAATVLAGAVGVVIALTSVRLEGDYLAMVTLSGAEMIRLVITNESWLTSGAQGINGIPRPASGAFPLEAGGVVVGYDLFYLGLTLAILGATFLLFRRLSTSPFGRVLHAIREDEDVPRALGKRTPMFKLKSFGLGAGIAGLAGALWAHFFFAINPTMFLPSLTFSVWAAVIIGGAGSYVGAIAGTVFLVGIRQVTRFLPSNIPLSSEIPFVRLIVIGAALIVVLYYRPQGLFGDRERMAAGQSMEGE; the protein is encoded by the coding sequence GTGGCGTACGCGACGCTCCTGGTCACGGTCGGCATCATCGCCGCCATCTACGCCCTGCTGGCCATCGGGCTGAACATCCACTGGGGCGACACGGGCCTGCTGAACTTCGCGCACGCCGGCTTCTTCGCCGTCGGCGCGTACACGACGACCATCCTGACGACCCCCGCCGGCTCCGGCTTGTTGGCCGAACGAGCCGTCGGGTTCGACCTGCCGGTCGTCGTCGGTGTCGTCGCCGCCACGGTGCTCGCCGGCGCGGTGGGCGTCGTCATCGCGCTCACGAGCGTCAGACTGGAGGGCGACTACCTCGCCATGGTCACGCTGTCGGGCGCCGAGATGATCCGGCTCGTCATCACGAACGAGTCGTGGCTCACCAGCGGCGCACAGGGTATCAATGGTATCCCCCGACCGGCGTCGGGGGCGTTCCCCCTCGAGGCGGGCGGCGTCGTCGTCGGCTACGACCTGTTCTATCTCGGCTTGACACTCGCCATCCTGGGAGCGACGTTCCTGCTCTTCCGGCGACTCTCGACGAGCCCCTTCGGGCGCGTCCTCCACGCGATCCGGGAGGACGAGGACGTCCCCCGGGCACTCGGCAAGCGGACGCCGATGTTCAAGCTGAAGTCGTTCGGCCTCGGCGCGGGCATCGCGGGGCTGGCGGGTGCGCTGTGGGCGCACTTCTTCTTCGCCATCAACCCGACGATGTTCCTGCCGTCGCTGACGTTCAGCGTCTGGGCCGCGGTTATCATCGGCGGAGCGGGCAGTTACGTCGGTGCCATCGCGGGGACGGTCTTCCTCGTCGGGATCCGGCAGGTGACGCGGTTCCTACCGTCGAACATCCCCCTCAGCAGCGAGATTCCCTTCGTTCGACTCATCGTGATCGGCGCGGCACTGATCGTCGTCCTCTACTACCGCCCGCAGGGGCTGTTCGGGGATCGAGAACGCATGGCCGCGGGCCAGTCGATGGAGGGTGAGTGA
- a CDS encoding ABC transporter substrate-binding protein has protein sequence MPDKAGSGWQAGIDRRTYLTTAGTAALVGFAGCTGGGGTDTEASGGDGGGDSSDTDSGGDSGGSGSNTIPVGNLSPFSGGLGWIGPNSRRAVETALEGEGGVNEATIDGKTVEIIEQDSETKPQPAISGFKTLDSQGVMTMVGPSSTVTPSLVEPAKNAGLSFVSPMTGTIQLDDIGGEYIWRTVPSDSIGARAQAKYAYEELEHRTMALAYKNDKGSQSFSKASGEHFSFLGGEIATEVALDPTASSYRSEVQKLQDSDAEVVSMTAATEVTGLFIKNYVEAGADEDFELLLGNDVLTPDFIEEMGADVMEGMVGQAPAPGPAYDQFAEQHESIHGKAPGAFAAAAYDAMNLIGLAFVKEGEANREAVPNHLGDLGKPPGTKVSTFAEGKEALNAGEEIDYVGASNPQNFDDTGDPLGPFSVLQATGGEWSEVTTYSAEQLSQN, from the coding sequence ATGCCAGACAAGGCTGGCAGTGGTTGGCAAGCAGGCATCGATCGACGGACCTACCTCACGACGGCTGGCACGGCCGCACTCGTGGGCTTCGCAGGCTGTACCGGCGGCGGTGGCACGGACACCGAAGCCAGCGGCGGCGACGGCGGCGGGGACTCCAGTGACACCGACAGCGGGGGCGACTCCGGTGGCAGTGGCTCGAACACCATCCCGGTCGGCAACCTCTCCCCGTTCAGCGGCGGGCTGGGGTGGATCGGTCCGAACTCCCGACGCGCAGTCGAGACGGCGCTCGAGGGCGAGGGTGGCGTGAACGAGGCGACGATCGACGGCAAGACCGTCGAGATCATCGAACAGGACAGCGAGACGAAGCCACAGCCGGCCATCTCCGGGTTCAAGACGCTCGACAGTCAGGGCGTGATGACGATGGTCGGGCCGTCGAGTACGGTGACGCCGAGCCTCGTCGAACCGGCGAAGAACGCCGGTCTCTCGTTCGTCTCCCCGATGACGGGGACGATCCAACTCGACGACATCGGTGGGGAGTACATCTGGCGGACGGTCCCCTCCGACAGCATCGGCGCGCGAGCACAGGCGAAGTACGCCTACGAGGAACTGGAACACCGGACGATGGCACTGGCCTACAAGAACGACAAGGGCTCACAGTCGTTCTCGAAGGCGTCCGGGGAGCACTTCAGCTTCCTCGGCGGCGAGATCGCCACCGAAGTGGCCCTGGACCCCACGGCGAGTTCCTACCGCAGCGAGGTCCAGAAGCTCCAGGACTCCGACGCGGAGGTCGTCTCGATGACGGCGGCGACCGAGGTGACGGGGCTGTTCATCAAGAACTACGTCGAGGCCGGGGCCGACGAGGACTTCGAACTCCTGCTCGGCAACGACGTGCTGACGCCCGACTTCATCGAGGAGATGGGCGCGGACGTGATGGAGGGGATGGTCGGCCAGGCACCCGCACCGGGCCCCGCCTACGACCAGTTCGCCGAACAGCACGAGTCGATCCACGGCAAGGCACCCGGCGCGTTCGCCGCCGCGGCGTACGACGCGATGAACCTCATCGGCCTGGCGTTCGTCAAGGAGGGCGAGGCGAACCGCGAGGCGGTCCCGAACCACCTCGGTGACCTCGGGAAGCCGCCGGGGACGAAGGTGTCGACGTTCGCCGAGGGGAAGGAGGCGCTGAACGCCGGCGAGGAGATCGACTACGTCGGCGCGTCGAACCCGCAGAACTTCGACGACACCGGCGACCCACTCGGGCCGTTCTCCGTGCTGCAGGCGACGGGCGGCGAGTGGTCCGAGGTGACGACCTACTCCGCCGAGCAGTTGAGTCAGAACTGA
- a CDS encoding ArsR family transcriptional regulator, with product MSPRRERDDDAANAGKVPVRAVLAVFEERSDRARPLTATDIMDAVGCSRRTAHNKLNELVEEGRLETRKVGSRSRVWWVPMVSDEPPATDEPDPLASLPIDDVDLPGTGKTLRAREEALLAAYEYIQEYPEAKKSDFLQDVFPEHPAEYETAEGWWNALQPALAELPGVDPPKERGHVWHFLGG from the coding sequence ATGAGTCCTCGACGCGAGCGAGACGACGACGCCGCGAACGCCGGGAAGGTCCCGGTTCGCGCGGTGCTCGCGGTGTTCGAGGAGCGGTCGGATCGTGCGCGGCCGTTGACGGCGACCGACATCATGGACGCGGTCGGCTGTTCGCGGCGCACTGCGCACAACAAGTTGAACGAGTTGGTAGAGGAGGGGCGACTGGAGACCCGGAAGGTCGGCTCCCGAAGTCGTGTCTGGTGGGTCCCGATGGTGTCCGACGAGCCACCGGCGACCGACGAACCGGACCCGCTCGCGTCGCTCCCCATCGACGACGTGGACCTCCCAGGGACGGGCAAGACGCTCCGTGCCCGAGAGGAGGCGCTTCTCGCGGCCTACGAGTACATCCAGGAGTATCCGGAGGCGAAGAAGTCTGACTTCCTCCAGGACGTGTTCCCGGAACACCCCGCGGAGTACGAGACGGCAGAGGGCTGGTGGAACGCCCTCCAGCCGGCCCTCGCGGAACTCCCGGGTGTGGACCCCCCGAAAGAACGGGGGCACGTCTGGCACTTCCTCGGCGGCTGA
- a CDS encoding Nramp family divalent metal transporter — MSDGTRDGEVYTSAEEGREYRGSSYMPTAYDNLDLAPDSTAFPDNGDDGRYRMLDLPRVPKLSHVVGPSAIMLGASLGSGETLFWPVLIAQHGWALYWAFFVGVFTQFFLNTEIQRWTLATGESVFRAFERLHRFWPLCFLVLGFVSLGWPGWAASAAKVGATGLGFETLAVSYPLGDLVAWKLFGIFIMVLIWLSYQVTPLMYNVVERTQIVLVSMSSLFAVALFVALGSVNELAKVPGGIASVGTLPPGSDIAVFLGGLAYAGAGGYLNLSQSLWVREKGYAMGRYQGRVKNPVVGDDPEPVQRDGFTFLPTVTNLRRWRGWWRLAQLEHLLTFVVGLLVVATMMMAVAAEYALGTADDGVTMWAEGVVPQVSPLGGGLIFATLFLALLTTEYAIVESFVRNSADVIYELHGRQAGWSLPRIFWGLLTVFILWGIVILSLPIPIEQPFGLLVIAAAMSGVMMWPYSALLLVVNTTRLPEHTQPGWVRVATLWWASGFFGYFSVLLIGSVLAGQLGLSTFATTASVVGSGPGGYLLFVVYGVVQTLVVVTSIRGKRRTRGTVDAVEEASGPLH, encoded by the coding sequence ATGAGCGACGGCACCCGCGACGGCGAGGTGTACACGAGCGCCGAGGAGGGCCGCGAGTACCGAGGCAGTTCCTACATGCCGACGGCCTACGACAACCTCGACCTCGCTCCCGACAGCACCGCCTTCCCCGACAACGGTGACGACGGTCGGTATCGGATGCTCGACCTCCCCCGGGTCCCGAAGCTCTCGCACGTGGTCGGGCCGTCGGCGATCATGCTCGGCGCGTCGCTCGGGAGCGGCGAGACGTTGTTCTGGCCGGTGCTCATCGCCCAGCACGGTTGGGCGCTCTACTGGGCGTTCTTCGTCGGGGTGTTCACGCAGTTCTTCCTCAACACCGAGATCCAGCGGTGGACGCTGGCGACCGGCGAGTCCGTCTTCCGCGCGTTCGAGCGACTCCACCGCTTCTGGCCGCTCTGCTTTCTCGTCCTCGGCTTCGTCAGTCTCGGCTGGCCGGGGTGGGCCGCCAGCGCCGCGAAGGTGGGCGCGACCGGCCTCGGCTTCGAGACGCTGGCCGTCAGCTATCCGCTCGGCGACCTCGTCGCCTGGAAGCTGTTCGGCATCTTCATCATGGTCCTCATCTGGCTCTCCTACCAGGTGACCCCGCTGATGTACAACGTCGTCGAGCGGACCCAGATCGTCCTCGTCTCGATGTCCTCGCTGTTCGCGGTCGCGCTGTTCGTCGCCCTCGGGTCGGTCAACGAACTGGCGAAGGTCCCCGGCGGCATCGCCAGCGTCGGCACCCTCCCGCCGGGCAGCGACATCGCCGTCTTCCTCGGCGGCCTGGCGTACGCCGGGGCCGGCGGCTACCTCAACCTCTCACAGAGCCTCTGGGTCCGCGAGAAGGGGTACGCGATGGGGCGCTACCAGGGGCGGGTGAAGAACCCGGTCGTCGGCGACGACCCCGAACCCGTCCAGCGCGACGGCTTCACCTTCCTACCGACGGTGACGAATCTCCGCCGGTGGCGCGGGTGGTGGCGACTCGCACAGCTCGAACACCTCTTGACGTTCGTCGTCGGGTTGCTGGTCGTGGCGACGATGATGATGGCCGTCGCCGCCGAGTACGCACTCGGCACCGCCGACGACGGCGTGACGATGTGGGCGGAGGGGGTCGTCCCGCAGGTGAGCCCGCTCGGTGGTGGACTCATCTTCGCGACGCTCTTTTTGGCACTGCTGACGACCGAGTACGCCATCGTCGAATCGTTCGTCAGGAACAGTGCGGACGTCATCTACGAACTCCACGGCAGGCAGGCCGGGTGGAGCCTCCCCCGCATCTTCTGGGGGCTGTTGACCGTCTTCATCCTCTGGGGGATCGTCATCCTGTCGCTGCCCATCCCCATCGAGCAGCCGTTCGGCCTGCTCGTCATCGCCGCGGCGATGTCGGGGGTGATGATGTGGCCGTACAGCGCCCTCCTGCTCGTGGTCAACACGACGCGCCTGCCGGAACACACCCAGCCGGGGTGGGTGCGGGTCGCCACGCTGTGGTGGGCCAGCGGCTTCTTCGGCTACTTCAGCGTCCTCCTGATCGGGTCGGTGCTCGCCGGGCAACTCGGCCTGTCGACGTTCGCCACCACCGCGAGCGTCGTGGGGAGCGGCCCCGGCGGCTACCTCCTCTTCGTGGTGTATGGAGTCGTCCAGACGCTGGTCGTCGTCACCTCGATCCGGGGGAAACGCCGGACTCGGGGGACGGTCGACGCCGTCGAGGAGGCGTCGGGGCCGCTCCACTGA